A stretch of the Nicotiana tabacum cultivar K326 chromosome 6, ASM71507v2, whole genome shotgun sequence genome encodes the following:
- the LOC142181930 gene encoding uncharacterized protein LOC142181930, which produces MSAYAKFLKEILSSKRKLEETKVVKLNAQCSAILQNRIPNKCRDLGKLEGELGVIKPVWISLKLADQTTIIPDGIIEDILVRVDKFVFPVDFIVVDMEVNKEIPLILKRPFLCTGRAILDIFEGQLIL; this is translated from the exons ATGTCGGCCTATGCAAAATTCCTGAAGGAAATCCTTTCAAGCAAAAGGAAGCTTGAGGAAACGAAAGTGGTCAAACTCAATGCCCAATGCAGTGCCATTCTACAAAACAGAATTCCAAACAAGTGTAGGGATCTTGGAA AATTGGAAGGAGAGCTAGGAGTGATCAAACCTGTGTGGATATCCTTGAAACTGGCTGATCAGACCACGATCATACCAGATGGTATAATTGAGGACATTCTGGTAAGGGTAGACAAATTTGTTTTCCCAGTAGACTTCATTGTGGTAGATATGGAAGTGAATAAGGAGATACCTTTAATCCTGAAGAGACCATTCCTTTGCACTGGTCGGGCTattcttgatatatttgaggggcAACTCATTCTATGA
- the LOC107820292 gene encoding synaptotagmin-1 isoform X1 has product MGFLSSILGFCGFGVGVSAGLVIGYFMFIFFQPNDVKDPVIRPLVERDTQSLQQLLPEIPIWVKCPDYDRVDWLNKFLELMWPYLDKAICRTAKNIAAPIIAEQIPKYKIESVEFETLTLGSLPPTFQGMKVYVTDEKELMMEPYLKWASNPNVTVAVKAFGLKATVQVIDLQIFAAPRITLKPLVPSFPCFAKIFVSLMEKPHVDFGLKLLGADLMSIPGLYRFVQETIKDQVANMYLWPKALEVQILDPSKAMKRPVGILHVKILRAMKLRKKDLLGASDPYVKLKLTESKLPSKKTTVKHSNLNPEWNEEFSMVVKNPESQALEISVYDWEQIGKHDKMGTNIVPLRDLTPDESKTMTLDLLKNMDLTDVQNDKQRGQIVVELTYKPFKEEDLPKDFEKAGTVLKAPEGTPPGGGVLVIIVHQAEDVEGKNHTNPYVRIIFKGEERKTKQVKKNRDPRWEEEFSFVLEEPPVNDKLHVEVISTSTRIGLLHPKEVLGYIDISLSDVVHNTRINEKYNLIDSKNGRIQVELQWRTAK; this is encoded by the exons ATGGGTTTTTTGAGTTCTATACTGGGTTTTTGTGGATTTGGAGTTGGAGTTTCTGCTGGCTTGGTGATCGGTTACTTTATGTTCATTTTTTTTCAGCCAAACGATGTTAAG GACCCTGTTATTCGTCCATTGGTCGAACGAGACACTCAAAGCTTGCAGCAATTACTTCCTGAAATTCCTATTTGGGTTAAATGTCCGGATTATGACCGT GTGGACTGGCTCAACAAATTTCTTGAGCTCATGTGGCCTTATCTGGACAAG GCTATTTGCAGGACTGCGAAGAATATTGCTGCACCTATTATTGCGGAGCAAATTCCAAAGTATAAAATTGAGTCTGTTGAATTTGAAACACTGACTTTGGGGTCCTTACCACCTACTTTCCAAG GTATGAAGGTCTATGTTACTGATGAAAAAGAGTTGATGATGGAACCATACTTAAAATGGGCCAGCAATCCTAATGTCACTGTTGCGGTCAAAGCATTTGGATTGAAAGCAACTGTTCAG GTTATCGACTTGCAGATCTTTGCAGCTCCACGTATTACTCTGAAGCCTCTAGTTCCGAGCTTTCCTTGTTTTGCCAAAATCTTTGTGTCACTTATGGAGAAG CCACATGTTGACTTCGGGTTGAAGTTATTGGGTGCTGATCTCATGTCCATTCCTGGGTTGTACAGGTTTGTCCAG GAGACAATTAAAGATCAAGTTGCTAACATGTATCTATGGCCTAAAGCTCTAGAAGTACAAATTTTGGATCCATCCAA AGCCATGAAAAGACCAGTTGGGATTTTACATGTTAAGATTTTGAGGGCAATGAAGCTGAGAAAGAAGGACCTATTGGGCGCATCTGATCCTTATGTAAAACTTAAGCTTACAGAGTCAAAGCTTCCATCTAAAAAGACCACTGTGAAGCATAGTAATTTAAATCCAGAGTGGAATGAGGAATTTAGTATGGTAGTTAAAAATCCGGAATCACAAGCATTGGAGATCTCTGTTTATGATTGGGAGCAG ATTGGGAAACATGACAAGATGGGTACAAATATCGTCCCGCTGAGAGATTTGACTCCTGATGAGTCAAAAACTATGACACTTGATCTCCTGAAGAATATGGATCTGACTGATGTTCAGAATGACAAGCAACGCGGACAGATTGTAGTAGAATTGACGTATAAACCGTTTAAGGAGGAGGATTTGCCAAAAGATTTTGAAAAGGCTGGAACAGTTTTAAAAGCTCCCGAAGGAACGCCACCAGGGGGAGGTGTCCTTGTAATTATAGTCCATCAAGCTGAAGATGTTGAAGGAAAGAACCACACTAATCCATATGTCAGGATTATCTTTAAAGGGGAGGAGAGAAAAACTAAG CAAGTGAAGAAGAACAGGGATCCAAGATGGGAAGAGGAGTTTAGTTTTGTGTTGGAGGAGCCTCCCGTGAATGATAAACTGCATGTGGAAGTTATCAGCACCTCAACAAGGATTGGCCTTCTACATCCAAAG GAAGTGTTAGGGTATATTGATATAAGTCTTTCAGATGTCGTCCACAACACAAGGATCAACGAGAAGTACAACCTCATAGATTCAAAAAATGGACGGATTCAAGTTGAGCTGCAATGGAGGACCGCTAAATAA
- the LOC107820292 gene encoding synaptotagmin-1 isoform X2 has translation MGFLSSILGFCGFGVGVSAGLVIGYFMFIFFQPNDVKVDWLNKFLELMWPYLDKAICRTAKNIAAPIIAEQIPKYKIESVEFETLTLGSLPPTFQGMKVYVTDEKELMMEPYLKWASNPNVTVAVKAFGLKATVQVIDLQIFAAPRITLKPLVPSFPCFAKIFVSLMEKPHVDFGLKLLGADLMSIPGLYRFVQETIKDQVANMYLWPKALEVQILDPSKAMKRPVGILHVKILRAMKLRKKDLLGASDPYVKLKLTESKLPSKKTTVKHSNLNPEWNEEFSMVVKNPESQALEISVYDWEQIGKHDKMGTNIVPLRDLTPDESKTMTLDLLKNMDLTDVQNDKQRGQIVVELTYKPFKEEDLPKDFEKAGTVLKAPEGTPPGGGVLVIIVHQAEDVEGKNHTNPYVRIIFKGEERKTKQVKKNRDPRWEEEFSFVLEEPPVNDKLHVEVISTSTRIGLLHPKEVLGYIDISLSDVVHNTRINEKYNLIDSKNGRIQVELQWRTAK, from the exons ATGGGTTTTTTGAGTTCTATACTGGGTTTTTGTGGATTTGGAGTTGGAGTTTCTGCTGGCTTGGTGATCGGTTACTTTATGTTCATTTTTTTTCAGCCAAACGATGTTAAG GTGGACTGGCTCAACAAATTTCTTGAGCTCATGTGGCCTTATCTGGACAAG GCTATTTGCAGGACTGCGAAGAATATTGCTGCACCTATTATTGCGGAGCAAATTCCAAAGTATAAAATTGAGTCTGTTGAATTTGAAACACTGACTTTGGGGTCCTTACCACCTACTTTCCAAG GTATGAAGGTCTATGTTACTGATGAAAAAGAGTTGATGATGGAACCATACTTAAAATGGGCCAGCAATCCTAATGTCACTGTTGCGGTCAAAGCATTTGGATTGAAAGCAACTGTTCAG GTTATCGACTTGCAGATCTTTGCAGCTCCACGTATTACTCTGAAGCCTCTAGTTCCGAGCTTTCCTTGTTTTGCCAAAATCTTTGTGTCACTTATGGAGAAG CCACATGTTGACTTCGGGTTGAAGTTATTGGGTGCTGATCTCATGTCCATTCCTGGGTTGTACAGGTTTGTCCAG GAGACAATTAAAGATCAAGTTGCTAACATGTATCTATGGCCTAAAGCTCTAGAAGTACAAATTTTGGATCCATCCAA AGCCATGAAAAGACCAGTTGGGATTTTACATGTTAAGATTTTGAGGGCAATGAAGCTGAGAAAGAAGGACCTATTGGGCGCATCTGATCCTTATGTAAAACTTAAGCTTACAGAGTCAAAGCTTCCATCTAAAAAGACCACTGTGAAGCATAGTAATTTAAATCCAGAGTGGAATGAGGAATTTAGTATGGTAGTTAAAAATCCGGAATCACAAGCATTGGAGATCTCTGTTTATGATTGGGAGCAG ATTGGGAAACATGACAAGATGGGTACAAATATCGTCCCGCTGAGAGATTTGACTCCTGATGAGTCAAAAACTATGACACTTGATCTCCTGAAGAATATGGATCTGACTGATGTTCAGAATGACAAGCAACGCGGACAGATTGTAGTAGAATTGACGTATAAACCGTTTAAGGAGGAGGATTTGCCAAAAGATTTTGAAAAGGCTGGAACAGTTTTAAAAGCTCCCGAAGGAACGCCACCAGGGGGAGGTGTCCTTGTAATTATAGTCCATCAAGCTGAAGATGTTGAAGGAAAGAACCACACTAATCCATATGTCAGGATTATCTTTAAAGGGGAGGAGAGAAAAACTAAG CAAGTGAAGAAGAACAGGGATCCAAGATGGGAAGAGGAGTTTAGTTTTGTGTTGGAGGAGCCTCCCGTGAATGATAAACTGCATGTGGAAGTTATCAGCACCTCAACAAGGATTGGCCTTCTACATCCAAAG GAAGTGTTAGGGTATATTGATATAAGTCTTTCAGATGTCGTCCACAACACAAGGATCAACGAGAAGTACAACCTCATAGATTCAAAAAATGGACGGATTCAAGTTGAGCTGCAATGGAGGACCGCTAAATAA